aatttatcCTTTTTTATGGGCAAATTAGACCTTCAAAAGATTGacttattaataataaaaagaattcatatatgtatggaaaaaataaaaaatacacttGGATTAAGTTgtgttataaataatgtagagcaaattataaaaatattaaaagatgCATTTAATGATAGAATGAAATTTATATGGCCTATGATTGAATTTTCAAACAATTATAGATTGGATCAATATTTTCATGTATTAGGAAAAAACAGAAATCATCCAAATTCAAATTTTAGAGACACACGAATCGTCGTTAATCAGGTATATATTTGTGCTGATGCATGAGAATGCGATTTATTTTCCTGAATTTTATCACATGacttatgcatatataaatatatacatttatatatttttttccttttccaGAACATAAATTCATTGATAATGTACTTTAATCAAAGAGATATCGATGGAAGAATGGTAAGAATGGAAaaacatttaatatatgcgccaacatatgcataaatagaaagaaaatatattttttaagtcaAAGATATGCGATATgtgcacatatataatgaaactAATCTTATATGATttctgttttttatttttctaaagATTGAATATTTGAAAACCCAAATGAAACCAaggaaaaggaaaaaaaaaaataaaaacaaggAACCGTTTATCGAGGATAAAACTACAGAAGTAATTTTGCATAAgcttaaattttataatgtttttaaatattttatacacaAATGTATTAGTATGCTTGTGATGATAGATACGATATTGTTCATAAACATGTATAGAAAAGAGGATTCTTAATATACACCTTCATATGTATACTTTAATTCGATTTTTCTGCAGTTTTTCAAATCTATTAATACAATTCCCCCAGAAAATACCACAACTAATAGTGGAAACAATTGGGAAAATGCCCAAGCCAAAGCCAATGAATTTGCATTTGTTagtagaaaaataaataaacctACACGATATACAAGCACGTGCATATATTCACTAATTTtatagaataataatatatataatttttttttataacccCACATTCAACAGGTTGGCTATAATCAGAAAAGGTTATTGACGCAGATTACTCCATACgactataaaaatattctcaATTCTTCtatttgtaataaaatatttacgaTAAAATGGAagtaagaaataaaaaaataaaataataaatgatgcACATGTTGAATGGTCATTTATACGATATGATAAATGTTTAATGTTTTTCGTTTTGTTTAAtacttataaataataacaagTATTTACAAATCTTTGACTTCCTTTAaacatgcatatacatatacattatttttatttttaattttcaaaGGGAACAACAAACCGcgattattaataatttgcaTTATGACATGATTCCAGACACCGACGaaataagaaaaagatTCGagaacatatatattagatATATGGgatataatgataaagaGCTATCTTTAAAATTAGAGAATACAATGAATCCtggcaaaataaaaatttctaaaaaaaataagcatcAATTAAAGGGAAAAGCAcggaagaaaaaaaatgaaaaagataatgaaaacttagataaggaaaatatgattaaaaagccaaaaagaaaatatgaaaggGTAAAACctcgaaaaaataaaagtaaaaatgaagaaaataatcaaaatgttacggaaaaaaatgaaaatggtGAAACTGTTGAAAAACCTGAAAATGCTAATGGCGTtgttgcaaaaaaaaaaggaagaaaacctagggaaaagaaaaataaacaaaataaaaattcagaTACAGGAAATAATGGCATGACTGATCATAAAGGCGATCCTAATAAAGTATTACAGGCATCATTAGATTTTATGAATCCAAATATgtttacataatttatatcctatatatatgtatacacatagtatattttttatttaaaatgacGTATATGAAAGCTATATTGTCGTCATTCCAAGTACCCTAGCAGCATTTCAGTGAACTAATGGGTCTATAGactcatatatatatatatatatatatgtttatttcagtattatttttaatactttTGATCATTTAATGCTATAGCattatgattatttattatgttattgtttttttaagttatcTTTTTTGGATTATTATCCACATTATATACATGTGTGGGTATAACTACCTTGTCATTGCAATTTTTATCagtatattttcatttttggtattattttatttgataaattgcttcattatttttcgtctttacataaaaattaattgattgctttatttgtttttttacaacttttttatataaatttcataattgaaaaaaaatataacaaaataaaataacgaaaaatgaatataaaagcTTACATAACTTAGGAATGCTCTTTATTAGTTCTGAAATATGAGGATATAGAACTTAATTTAAAGGTTAatgtaaagaaaaataaatatttcaatgTATATACACGTATgccttatttatattaaatataggAGTATCATTCTcctaaatttttttataacttaaaattttgaaaactTGTGTTATTgtacattatatatttattttttctatactTTTGTTTATCACcacattttttcatttattttttaaagaagtttattgtttttttatttgcacatttaacatatatgtctttttgttttattcatatattttttattattttttgtgtatattttttaagcaCCGAATTCAAAAATGATACTAGATTATATGCTCAGAAAAAATCGTTTGAGCAAGTATGAGAACACAAACGGAAAAGTTAAAAGCGACGacattaatattttgaaacaATGTTTCGAAAATGTATCCATTACTCTTATGTCATTCGGCTCGATTATCATAGCAATAAACCTCTTCATagtattcaaaaaattcaaataatcgAATAAACATggttttaatatatgtgcatGTCGAATGGTATAATGCTTCTCAAACATTCTTATTATTcatgattttttatattttcaaagaGTCAATTCTTCCTTGGGAATATAGagattttaaatttttataaattgttTTCTGCCACATCGGGTTTGttttatcataataatatgaaggATGTCTTGAATTACgaatagtatatatattgggCATATTTTAGATACTTAAAAATGCATCAtactttaaaataattgttaCAGGAATATGGATAACCATTGTTGcattacaaataataacattattattttcttctaacTTTTTTGAGAGTAATgctctatatatataactttaATGCCAtcaatttatttctttctatttttattttttgaaacaaCGCATATGTGTTCTCCCCTTTTGTAGGTTCAAcgtatttgtttataaatagTGAAAAGGACAATGAAGgtatgttaaaaaaattgtaatataGATGAttgattattatatttttaactttaaaaaatgtttatttcgttttacttttattagAAATTGATTGGAATTTCTTTGATAGCGGACTATTTTTAGGTACAAAAAATGGGCAAaactattttcatattcatatataagtagtataaaaagaaaacttaagtatgcatatttgtatatacaaatatatgctatataatttctttatatttttaattaaagcTAATATATTATCGTTTAGTTGTGTGTCTATCATATCTTTCTAcggtaaataaaaatattaagcaaaatatatgcaccCCAAggaaacatatatttatttttttctcttatttttatatgtattagcAAATAACCTTATTtaatatgatataaaaatataaaatcacTATTTAAATGTTACAGGAATATTCTCATACATAATAAATCCAGTTAACGTGGCTAAAGAAGGATTTTTGTCTATGGCAAGCTTTAGCTTTTCAATGAATTTGTAAACACATATGATAAATCAGAATAAAACATAGAACTATGAATGATGAATTAATCAACttattgttatttaaaaacattttaaatagtatttatttttgtatttataattttattcattagGATGTTTTTGATGTCTCAGTTCTTATATGTGTTACTAAAAATCCACAAAATTAAGAGGGTAAATTTTTCGATGTAcaatcctttttttttacctgGATTTGCTTGCGTAATATTTTAGACATTACACaaaatacatttatgtGTATGATCAtacttttttgtatataaaaataaatcattaaaataatcatgatatattattaatacatCCATGTTTCTATATACATTTTCtgctgttttttttttaaattattagcTATTAGAATCAATGAAAACTAATATACAATCAAAAATTCGggataatttattaaatagtcagataaaaaaatataaacaaaaaattaaaagccataatatgtatgaagaaggtaattttttatttaaacattAAATTATGGACAGATGCATTTAagaggaaaaaaatacaaattttattgaataattataatatattatttgcaatcatttaatttttatatttttattagaaAACATGTGGCTAGTTAATTGATCATTGACATGAATACaagtatattaaaagacGAAAAGAATATCATCGtattaaaagaataataattcaaaattgTTACAGTgtattgttaatatattgtgatgttgtatatttataattcctatcttttattattttttcttcttgaTGGGTTTGCATTTATTGTATAGGAATCTCAATGTATACATAAGTCTactttatatgaataaataataaattggaATGGGAATACATATAATCCCTAATTATgtgtttaaaataatagccTTAAGTTCTTCTTCAAACTCATTTATATCACAAGTAATTTCtaaacttttaaaaattccattaatttttctaacTAATGATTCTTTAGATGCAGCATATagcattttttcttttggtTTCGATAAACCTGGTgaccaaaaaataaaatagattCTGTCCCTCAGTACTCCTTCAGGAGTTGGGATAGGCATATCTgcaaaaatagtaaaagtGAGAGATGAAAGAAGCtgtaataaatacaatattattgcgttaatataattataaaatacagcctaataaatatttatatataatacctGCAACGATATATCTACACTCTGTGTTCTTTAAATTGTTTCTAATGCgcattataatattgtcTAATGATGTTAACTCCATATCATGTTCTAATATATCTACAACAATTTTCTGCAAGttttctattttataaataatatatttgtgcAAATGCTTGACTTTCAGCATGTTAAACTCGTAAATACATTCGTCGGATACATGAACTCCTGAAACCATTTTGATGCGTAAAAACTTATGACTtggatttatatatatttatcggtttgttatttattgttattttttataaggtATCTTTCCTTCAAATAATGCATACGTGCAATGtagttataaaattaagacaatttaatatttttctaattagaaaaggaaaaaagaATCACTTTACTGAAtcatagtaataataatcacgataaaaaataccgttttatattcttacTAATGTTTCTAAGATTGTAATTAtacttaatatattaaaattatttatgcaCATTTTTAACCCCTGTTGAacgtttttttaatttcatttatataaataatatattgcaATAAGCggcttatttttttcaagaatattatattgatGCACACAAATAGTACGattttaaaatagtaaGGGATACATGTAAACATGTgcagaaatatatatgcatagacatataaataaaaagaaatttatataagaaatgtagggtaaataatttataaaaaactgACCATTTAAATACTAGAAAGATATATTCCAAATTAAATCATACAGTAATATGCTCttagagaaaaaaataaatggcaatatgcatatatatattcctcTCCTTTATTCATTCTCCTactacatatatgtatatgcacGCTCGAAAATATAAGCccataaatttaaataatagaaaCGAAATCTTTCCttggaaaatatatgcagagtttattatttaattttatccttattcataatattatcatatgaTACATAAAAACTAGAATcaatgtattatatttttctttatagtGTATGCTTAATGTAGACACCtaatatcatatatataatttttaatgacataaaattatgacgataattattttatttgccaatgaataataataaaatagtgGAATGCGAATAGTTATTAACAGATAGAGATACAAAAAGAGAATAGCAGGAGAAAAATGTTGAAcgcattttataataaataaattataaacattttaaatgaaaaatctGGAGTGAATGAGGagataataaaagatacaattttaacatttttaataaagttaattttaattatgtaGAGTATGAAAAAAGggaataaacaaataaaaaatatatgtaaacaAATGGTCATATtgattaaataatttagagAGAATATAATGGATGAACTAAGTTTGTGATCAATGTGAATATATAAGATAATTTATAgaggaataaaaatatagaaatattaatatgtgtattaaataaaaaatattcataatatagaatttttcacattttaaTACTCGaattgaaataaatttttatgataattttgtattaattGTAACATAAAtgtgtacatatattataattaggTAAAGAGCTTTTCAAATaatgtataaattaattgGTAAAGTGGAATGTCAATCAGTGAAATCACGAATAGACaccaaaaaatgtaaaaataaaaatggaaaattatgtaaaaataatatgtacattataataaatatcaataataaacaatgagtaaaaaaataaatgaacaaataataatattaatagcaatgacaaaaaaaataatcaatcACACAAAGTTATGCATTTTCGTCATTATATCTCTCTAACCAATccatttgtatattttctaaaatacCTTCATTGCATCTTCCACttagttttttttgatttttatttactacAGTATctattatcatattttctaattctTCAAATCTTAATGTTAATGGATCTACATTTTTGTATTCCTCAAAAAGCAAATCTGCTATATCCTCTGAATTTTCCCAGTCTATAGTCCTATCATTATCACTACTATCATTGAAGTACCTTTTATTACTAGAATTTGTCAAATTAAACAAATcaatacaaaattttgttttgtgATGTGCAATACTCCTATACATGGAATAATTTTgctttataaaaacattagATCTATTCAAAGAGAAATACATAATCttgtttattattcctTTGTTCATTTTTGCTATCTACTGTATATGTAATGTGTGTGTATTTTCgcatataataacaaaatgataataaaaacgaCGTAATGttgttaaaaaatcaaCTAGTTCAAATGGAAACAGAAGGATCAAACAAGGACAATTAAAagatggaaataaaaatcaaatcgataaaaattgtaataaatatatttaacacTTAATAGGAAGTAATTTCAATATGATTTCTTCTTTccatatgttttatatattcccTTATAGTATTTACTGTTTTACctacatatttttgtttagtGAGTTTATATTGTTGCATATTTGTctgtaaaattatatattcctttttatttttaattaattacaTTTTCAGTATTAATAAGtgaatattttgatattataatcatataaatatgtgttTAATAGACGATGCATATTTAGAGGTGTGAATACAAAAATTGCTATACActtataaagaaaatgtgTATAATGTTTTTCCGATTTtactataataaattataataattgtttCATTAATGCTATTGGATGTGTAGaaacatattataaaaaaatggatttcaaaaatatatatatattgtaaatatgtaaaaagtTGTTCTATACTTTATAGGACATAAATGGTAACACCCAAAGAATATACCAATTATATGGATCGTATTGATAGAAAcgaaatatatgcatgtataaaaattaaaccCTATCCTTATGAAGATacacaaatttattttggttTGTAtgttatacatatatgtaatgtaagtttaatatatatattttttgtttgcaAATATTGCACATATAATCTAAAAACCGTcgtttaaaatatataattattaaccCTAAAGTCAATAAATGtttccatatataaaatgaataaattgataaataaataataaaaaaaaatacataggGTGATCTATCCTTTTTAagcattatttatttaattttgtatagaaaatataacttAAATTTGATTACTAATTGCATAAAGGTATTGTTGAATTAATATgcgtatttttattttttgtaataattacaatcgaaataaaaaaattgcactattttttttggaacAAAGGTGTAATGCCAATTTAAACGTACTAATagggaaaataaataaaatataaatacaaaaaaaaaaataaatatttattttgctaaaataataaaaatataaatggatattatgataattttgtaaaattatatatatcatattttttattatattaaaaaatatttcagaaaatgataatatgataaattagTATAAAACGCCCAAATCAAGCAAacgaataaaatattatatacacatgGAATTTATACAATTACATAGTTCGAAAATTTGTTATTTcgattatataaaaaattatcataataatttttacacAAATTATTGTtcacataatttttatattttatctttgTACGAGTACAGAAAAGTGTAATATGCTTTgagtaaaataatatgcatacagtatttatctatatttgAGTAGCAAGttcaattataaatatatttaatgttTATCCCTTTggtattataaaatgtttaatcTGAATtccaaattatattttggtttaagaaatataaatcagTTAACTAGTAAtcacaaaatttattatgcaAACTCAAAGagaatattaaatttcCCATTCAAATACAATGAATTTACAACtacaaaaaaagttattaaCAATAAGATAAAAGATATTCATGACAAAACATATGCCGACAAAAATGCTCATGGTCATGGAGAACATACAAAGGGATTATATCATCATGTAGACCATCATCATGGAAATCCTCATGACCATTTAACTGAGGATGGAACAAGAAAATCGGAATATgattttgataattatCACTGGGATGATTATTGGGCAAATGTTCCTAAACAAAACATCATAATTGTGAATGgtcaaaaaatgattaaaGGAGACGAAACAAAACCAAtggaatatttatttaatgttAGTCAACAAAACATCCCATTTTGGTCTAGAACAAGATTAAATGTATGGGGGAACCACAATTTGGTTTTAAAAGTCgagtttttatttttttggattCCAactcttattatttttagtatAGCCATTCCTTGTTTCACAATGTTGTATATGTTAGATGAAATTGTCCATACAACAATGACAGTCAAAGTTATTGGACGACAATGGtaagataaataaaacattacCCATAATAGTAACcgtgataataatatatgtaatttgATTAAACTTTGAACGATTAAAGAAATGCGcctcgtttttttttttactggTGCACCCTATTGttcattttaatttgtattcatattttaacgtattaaaatatataaaagaacaTGTTTATTAAtgtaattaataaaatgggATATCGAAAAtagcattattatttgcttCCACACATTGTTGCATTtcttatttacatataaatgtttttttgtgttattTATTGGAAGCCCATTATTTCAAGtgtgaaatattatatatgtgtgtatttTACCAttcctttattattatataaaaatattcattattttttttaaggtATTGGATTTATGAAGTGGAATCTCCTCCAGAAGATGAAGAATAATTAAGGATATCgttttttgcatttttttttaattttttttccatagtAATATATTGGCCAtagttttaaatttattattgtatagTGTTTAAATTACTCCTTATGTTGTATGGATGcaaattaattaaacatataagaataattgcacattattatatgtacaatatttttactttattttctatatgctactttgtatatttttttagttttgcTATTTTTTGCAGCAAAAGACCTGTATTATACAACTGTATGCaattttaacaaattaataataaataaatactgCCCTTAAAAATGGcgaatatataatttgaatatgaaatttttatttaagatattataatttatgaaaattttttaattactcAATTCTTCCTTTCCTATTTCTTTagttttatgtttattttgggaatgtaaatgaaatagaaataagcaatattacatttacgtaaaaaaaaaatatatatatattaattttctaTTCTATATTGTCTTGTGTAtgtaaacatatttatttgcatttatataatattataaaaaatcataattAGGATTATTCAATTTTGCATGTATTGATATActaaaataagaaaaatatataacacattttttttttggtatatctcaaaagaaataaaaaattaaaattagggtattgataaaatttttattagatCTTTTTACAccctaaaaaaataaaaaaaataatacagcTTAAGCAAATATTAGCTTGCAAGTGTTTAATCTTACTATAATACAATTGTTTTATTcttatttgatatattctCGATGTATTTCCATATGCGCAATAttaattcttttaattaagtattatttaatttatgccgtcacatttattttatatttatttttctaccTGTATTTTAATGCATGCGTATAAACACACTCAATAATATTGCATATACACCTTTACCTTATTACACTTGGTGTTTTagttacattttttatataggaATTATTTTAGTTTCtagaatttatatatttatacaaaaacgttactattttattctttttcacATTTACCTACtaagaataatttttaaaaattatcacaaaaaaaaggtaATTAAAGATCATatctatttcttttttcttatttaattaatttttcagcTTTAATGCCGCGTAATTTAATGAAATGCAATTAATGtgttatatgataaataaaattaaaattataataataaatcgcTGATTTTCTTAAAGAATGATTCTTATTGATTAAAAtcgttttcttttatatttacactCAAGAAATTAGCAAAAatcaaacaaataaaaagccCGTGCCGAAACACACATGTTCATTTGGCAACAAGGGATACCTACAAAATCCACTATACATAGTTGCTTTccttatataaatatatataatatttatacacacttttataacaatatttacaaactgttcgttattatattatatctaAGGAAATGCCAAGAATTCAAGGTAAAAATCACAAAAGTGAATATActtaatttatatgcataatattttacatataatgTCTTATAATTACCATGTAAAAACTAATTTAGCTTGAAATAAAAgctctatatatatgtgcatatttttgttatgaTTAAATTAGTAGTATATATCGATAATAAAGATGcctatataaatatatgcatttactTACTGTATTAATAgtgcatttatataataaaaattgaacaAATCATTAATCTACACATAGAAATATATcagaaaatatgataaattttgtatatatatttttttccatttttagtGAGATTGGGGTGCGACCCTGGGGTCAGCACAGCTGTATCTTCTATAGTGCAGCATCAAAACTTCAAACGTATGTTAATGTTTGGTTTAAG
This genomic interval from Plasmodium chabaudi chabaudi strain AS genome assembly, chromosome: 11 contains the following:
- a CDS encoding cytochrome c oxidase subunit 2, putative, with the translated sequence MFNLNSKLYFGLRNINQLTSNHKIYYANSKRILNFPFKYNEFTTTKKVINNKIKDIHDKTYADKNAHGHGEHTKGLYHHVDHHHGNPHDHLTEDGTRKSEYDFDNYHWDDYWANVPKQNIIIVNGQKMIKGDETKPMEYLFNVSQQNIPFWSRTRLNVWGNHNLVLKVEFLFFWIPTLIIFSIAIPCFTMLYMLDEIVHTTMTVKVIGRQWYWIYEVESPPEDEE
- a CDS encoding actin-depolymerizing factor 2, putative; amino-acid sequence: MVSGVHVSDECIYEFNMLKVKHLHKYIIYKIENLQKIVVDILEHDMELTSLDNIIMRIRNNLKNTECRYIVADMPIPTPEGVLRDRIYFIFWSPGLSKPKEKMLYAASKESLVRKINGIFKSLEITCDINEFEEELKAIILNT
- a CDS encoding Fe-S assembly protein IscX, putative — its product is MNKGIINKIMYFSLNRSNVFIKQNYSMYRSIAHHKTKFCIDLFNLTNSSNKRYFNDSSDNDRTIDWENSEDIADLLFEEYKNVDPLTLRFEELENMIIDTVVNKNQKKLSGRCNEGILENIQMDWLERYNDENA